The following are encoded together in the Thalassolituus oleivorans MIL-1 genome:
- a CDS encoding methylated-DNA--[protein]-cysteine S-methyltransferase, protein MNTSHTELLDYGWGLSSLGLILVAGSDTAICAILVGDDRSSLLNELQQSFPAARIRQDDGRLATRIGKVIRCLEQPQELSALPVLEMRGTEFQRRVWSALQHIPVGSTVSYSALAEQIGAPAAVRAVAGACAANKLAVLVPCHRVVRSNGELSGYRWGVQRKQFLLQRERQWVKEAG, encoded by the coding sequence ATGAATACATCACACACAGAGCTACTGGATTATGGTTGGGGTTTGTCCTCGCTGGGTTTAATTCTAGTGGCGGGTTCTGATACCGCTATTTGTGCAATTTTGGTGGGGGATGATCGTAGTTCGCTCTTAAATGAATTACAGCAGTCGTTTCCTGCTGCGCGCATTCGTCAGGATGATGGGCGCTTGGCTACGCGCATTGGTAAGGTTATTCGGTGCCTAGAGCAACCCCAAGAATTATCGGCATTACCGGTGTTAGAAATGCGTGGTACAGAGTTTCAGCGTCGTGTTTGGAGTGCTTTGCAGCATATTCCGGTTGGTTCAACAGTAAGTTATTCGGCGTTGGCAGAGCAAATCGGTGCGCCAGCGGCAGTTCGTGCGGTGGCCGGTGCTTGTGCGGCGAATAAGTTGGCGGTGTTGGTTCCTTGTCATCGAGTGGTGCGCTCAAATGGCGAGCTATCAGGTTATCGATGGGGTGTTCAGCGTAAGCAGTTTTTATTGCAGCGTGAGCGTCAGTGGGTAAAAGAAGCGGGCTAA
- a CDS encoding transporter substrate-binding domain-containing protein — translation MPAAQATEYLVQSTRTNFDGSHRYYIDLLNKVMDASADKYGAATIAESPNNFSQNRGFLGLEDGWIDIFWAGSTTEREKNSLPIRIPLYAGLLGRRVPVIRRGDLTKFQDIREEAALKALTACQGDQWPDSDILESAGYTLERVHKFELMYNMLRAGRCDYFPRAITEVYAEIEGYGGDDLIVFDHIIISYPFPMYFFVAKDNVALAERLTYGLGKMVTSGELRNFLQTHPTTKDAFPLTRFDDALIFDLPNISLPNTTPINNPKLWIPFK, via the coding sequence ATGCCAGCGGCACAGGCGACAGAGTATCTAGTGCAGTCAACGCGTACGAATTTTGACGGCAGTCACCGTTACTACATCGATTTGTTAAACAAAGTCATGGATGCGAGTGCCGACAAGTACGGTGCCGCCACGATTGCAGAAAGCCCAAATAACTTTAGCCAAAATCGTGGATTCCTAGGGCTTGAAGATGGTTGGATTGATATCTTTTGGGCCGGTTCCACTACTGAGCGCGAAAAAAACAGTCTGCCCATTCGTATTCCGCTTTACGCAGGATTGCTAGGGCGGCGAGTACCCGTTATTCGCCGTGGCGATCTGACTAAATTTCAGGATATTCGTGAAGAAGCGGCACTAAAAGCCCTCACGGCCTGTCAAGGCGATCAATGGCCAGATTCTGACATATTAGAAAGCGCGGGCTATACACTTGAACGTGTGCACAAGTTTGAATTGATGTACAACATGCTTCGAGCAGGACGCTGTGATTACTTTCCTCGAGCAATAACGGAAGTCTATGCCGAGATAGAGGGATACGGTGGTGATGATTTAATTGTCTTCGATCATATTATTATTTCCTATCCGTTTCCGATGTACTTTTTTGTCGCCAAAGACAACGTAGCACTGGCCGAGCGCCTGACATATGGCTTAGGTAAAATGGTGACAAGTGGTGAGTTGCGCAATTTTTTGCAAACACACCCGACGACCAAAGATGCCTTCCCCTTAACTCGCTTCGACGATGCTTTGATTTTTGATTTGCCGAATATTTCTCTGCCGAATACAACTCCCATTAATAATCCAAAGTTGTGGATTCCCTTTAAATAG
- a CDS encoding potassium channel family protein — MNKFTRFVRQRKRVRQAVYQTDRNIMRSIVRTMLVLCLFVLLHVSAMVLFEGMSPWHGFWLTMTTLATVGYGDTSATTVAGQLSTIILMFICGITVMTLLISDYADYRIARRERIRSGHWDWNMADHILIINAPKYNRESYFHRMISQIRECGEFNDTPIMLLNEDFTDGLPDSLRQLGVVHVTGLASRPEDLDRAGAKRAAHIVVLARDEYSADSDSYTFDVSHRLFELHLGHKTIVECVDDFNRPRLKALDIRALLRPIRSYPEIIVRAMVAPGSELLIEDMFTHANDHTVRYPVWLEGERWADVVTAIVQASLGTPLAYVTKDGHVETHPDGESHIHAQSLLILVHTERTPTTKEVHRAIEHHFNTRLKDVEN, encoded by the coding sequence ATGAATAAATTCACCCGTTTTGTGCGCCAACGTAAGCGCGTACGCCAAGCGGTCTATCAAACCGACCGCAATATCATGCGCAGCATTGTGCGAACCATGTTGGTGTTGTGTTTGTTTGTGCTGCTGCACGTGAGTGCCATGGTGCTGTTCGAAGGCATGTCGCCTTGGCATGGATTTTGGCTAACCATGACAACCTTAGCGACGGTTGGTTATGGTGATACTTCTGCGACTACGGTTGCAGGCCAGCTTTCTACCATTATCTTGATGTTTATCTGTGGCATAACCGTGATGACCTTGCTCATTAGTGATTATGCCGATTATCGAATTGCACGCCGCGAACGCATTCGTAGCGGTCACTGGGACTGGAACATGGCTGATCACATCCTCATTATCAATGCCCCTAAATACAATCGAGAGTCGTATTTTCATCGCATGATTTCGCAAATTCGTGAATGCGGTGAATTTAACGACACGCCGATTATGCTGCTGAATGAAGACTTTACCGATGGCTTGCCCGATAGTTTGCGTCAGTTAGGCGTTGTGCATGTGACTGGACTTGCTAGTCGTCCTGAAGATTTGGATCGTGCCGGTGCGAAGCGTGCTGCGCATATTGTTGTCTTGGCTCGAGACGAATACTCTGCCGACAGCGACAGCTATACCTTTGATGTTTCGCATCGTTTATTCGAGCTACACCTTGGCCACAAAACGATTGTTGAATGCGTTGATGATTTTAATCGCCCACGTTTAAAAGCACTCGATATCCGTGCCTTGTTGCGACCCATTCGTTCGTATCCCGAAATCATTGTGCGTGCCATGGTTGCTCCAGGATCTGAGCTGTTGATTGAGGATATGTTTACTCATGCTAACGACCATACGGTACGTTATCCTGTGTGGTTGGAAGGTGAGCGTTGGGCTGATGTGGTAACGGCTATTGTGCAAGCGAGTTTAGGTACTCCGCTGGCCTATGTTACGAAAGACGGCCATGTTGAAACGCACCCGGATGGTGAGTCTCACATCCATGCACAGTCGCTGCTGATTTTGGTACACACCGAACGGACTCCGACTACCAAAGAAGTTCATCGAGCAATCGAGCATCACTTCAATACGCGTTTAAAAGACGTCGAAAATTAA
- a CDS encoding Na/Pi cotransporter family protein has translation MTKFQRIALPVLLLGLGLGFWRSEAFLTVAAGVAVFLFGMMSLERGFQSLSGGWMEHWLQRLTNSTGKSVSLGVVSTSLMQSSSLISLLSISFLSAGLISLSSGLAIIFGANLGTTSGAWLIAGFGLKVNLSDLALPLLVFGIVLQLQSRPSWRSLGHLLTGIGFLFLGIQFMKDGFSNLQSQMQLTAMPFQGFTALLLFTGLGIIATVVMQSSHATLILILTALAHQQIHYEDALAVAIGANIGTTVTAILGSISANAAGKRLALGHVVFNLVTGLVALLALPILIPVVELLGNGLGIAADNYTLRLALFHTVFNTLGVAIMLPQLERLTKWLEKRIPADTISIKVPRYLNDAALESALATTSVTRQESQRLTRHALDIVLRALDWEPRSSHTESLLPPAKEFTEKQIDDAYHNRIKTLYNAIVRFISLAHKTPGTTELEPLRQFRSATYHMVEAVKTSGQLHGNLYPALHGRHHTLHAAYEALRQDIRQVITLLENIIAKSTNEPSAAASFFNDYLLELEHQKLRLDDAHERADSETERMIREHIVTPAQATSLMNDQGYARQIALSLISAGQALILAQLPQTSKAQTMIQLSDEDVTQVRQTLATDASEEPSNEA, from the coding sequence ATGACGAAATTTCAGCGGATAGCACTACCTGTGCTTCTGCTAGGGCTGGGGTTGGGATTTTGGCGTAGCGAAGCCTTTTTAACCGTTGCCGCTGGTGTGGCCGTTTTTCTATTTGGCATGATGTCGCTGGAGCGTGGATTTCAGAGTCTTAGTGGCGGCTGGATGGAACACTGGCTTCAACGCTTAACCAATAGCACTGGGAAATCCGTTTCGTTAGGTGTCGTGAGCACCTCCCTAATGCAATCCAGTTCACTGATATCGCTATTGAGTATTTCCTTCTTATCCGCAGGATTAATTTCACTCAGCAGTGGGCTGGCCATCATATTTGGGGCTAACTTAGGCACGACCTCTGGCGCATGGCTGATCGCAGGGTTCGGCTTGAAAGTTAATTTATCCGATCTTGCATTACCTCTACTGGTGTTCGGTATCGTACTGCAACTACAAAGCCGCCCCTCATGGCGTAGCCTTGGGCACTTATTAACTGGGATTGGCTTTCTTTTTCTTGGCATTCAGTTCATGAAGGACGGCTTCAGCAATTTGCAAAGCCAAATGCAATTAACCGCGATGCCTTTTCAAGGTTTTACCGCTCTTCTGCTATTTACCGGCTTAGGCATCATTGCCACCGTTGTTATGCAGTCAAGTCATGCGACATTAATATTGATACTCACCGCTCTAGCTCATCAACAAATTCACTATGAGGATGCACTTGCTGTCGCTATCGGCGCCAATATTGGCACCACAGTCACGGCCATCCTCGGCAGTATTAGCGCTAATGCAGCGGGTAAACGCTTAGCGCTAGGGCATGTTGTTTTTAATCTCGTCACCGGCCTTGTTGCGCTCCTCGCGCTGCCTATTCTAATACCTGTGGTCGAACTGCTGGGTAATGGCTTGGGCATAGCAGCAGACAACTACACCTTACGTCTCGCCTTGTTCCATACGGTCTTTAATACCTTAGGGGTAGCCATCATGCTGCCGCAGTTAGAACGCCTAACAAAGTGGCTAGAAAAACGCATTCCTGCGGATACGATTTCGATAAAAGTACCGCGCTACCTTAACGATGCAGCGCTAGAGTCCGCTCTGGCGACAACCAGCGTCACGCGCCAAGAAAGTCAGCGCCTGACACGTCATGCCTTGGATATTGTATTACGAGCGTTAGATTGGGAGCCGCGCAGCTCTCATACCGAATCGCTTCTACCACCCGCAAAAGAATTCACTGAAAAACAAATCGACGATGCTTATCACAACCGCATCAAAACGCTCTACAACGCCATCGTGCGTTTTATTAGCCTTGCTCATAAAACGCCTGGCACAACAGAGCTTGAGCCCCTCAGGCAGTTTCGCTCTGCGACGTATCACATGGTCGAAGCAGTTAAAACATCAGGTCAACTGCATGGTAACTTATACCCAGCGCTTCACGGTCGTCACCACACTTTGCACGCAGCTTATGAAGCCCTACGCCAAGACATCCGTCAGGTGATTACATTACTCGAAAACATTATTGCCAAAAGCACCAATGAGCCGAGCGCAGCGGCCAGTTTCTTCAATGATTATTTGCTGGAATTAGAACACCAGAAATTACGTCTTGATGATGCGCACGAGCGGGCAGATAGTGAAACCGAACGTATGATTCGTGAACATATAGTGACACCGGCACAAGCAACATCACTAATGAACGATCAAGGCTACGCGCGCCAAATAGCCTTGAGCTTGATTAGCGCAGGGCAGGCACTTATTTTGGCTCAGCTACCGCAGACATCCAAAGCACAAACTATGATTCAGCTCAGTGACGAAGATGTAACCCAAGTTCGCCAAACTCTCGCCACGGATGCGAGCGAGGAACCAAGTAATGAAGCTTGA
- a CDS encoding DUF2946 family protein: MPPRQSGSTLALMLCTLVIMMASMQTLHEELVGHAIGEHCELCLTAADSGGLIPLAIALPTLILDKTPEPLAPLLPTHGEVRVIPQNRGPPTAN; the protein is encoded by the coding sequence ATGCCGCCACGCCAATCCGGTTCCACTCTTGCTTTAATGCTCTGCACTCTGGTCATTATGATGGCCAGTATGCAAACGCTGCACGAGGAGTTAGTGGGCCACGCGATTGGCGAGCACTGCGAGTTGTGCTTAACCGCTGCCGATAGTGGTGGCTTAATCCCGCTAGCGATTGCTTTACCGACTTTAATTCTCGATAAAACGCCAGAGCCCTTAGCGCCACTATTGCCAACCCATGGCGAAGTGCGTGTTATTCCTCAAAATCGCGGACCTCCTACCGCGAACTAA
- a CDS encoding adenosine kinase: MGYHIYGIGNALVDKEFEVDDAFFAKAGIEKGMMTLIEEDQLASMLATLQAEYGLKKRACGGSAANTIIGASYFGAKAYYTCNVANDEAGEFYVADMQAAGVDTNMNGPRDEGVTGKCLVMVTPDAERTMNTYLGITSELHQKHIDENALAQSEYVYIEGYLVTSELSREAAIRVRELARQNNVKVAMTFSDPAMVQFFKEGITDMIGTGVDLLFCNEQEAKLFTNTDDIDAAIEGLKKVAKTFAITLGSKGAVAFDGEQLHTIAPHSVTAVDSNGAGDMFAGAFLYAITHGHDFAAAGRLASAASAQVVSQFGPRLNAEQHEPLKQHLA, encoded by the coding sequence ATGGGTTACCACATTTACGGCATCGGCAACGCGCTGGTCGATAAAGAGTTTGAAGTTGACGACGCCTTCTTTGCCAAGGCTGGCATTGAAAAAGGCATGATGACATTGATCGAAGAAGATCAATTGGCCAGCATGTTGGCGACGTTGCAAGCCGAGTATGGCTTAAAGAAACGCGCCTGTGGCGGCAGCGCTGCCAACACTATTATTGGTGCTAGCTACTTCGGGGCCAAGGCTTACTACACCTGCAATGTCGCCAACGACGAAGCTGGTGAATTCTATGTGGCCGATATGCAGGCGGCCGGTGTCGACACCAACATGAACGGCCCACGCGACGAAGGCGTGACCGGAAAGTGCCTTGTAATGGTAACCCCAGACGCCGAACGCACGATGAATACCTATTTAGGTATTACCAGCGAACTACATCAAAAGCACATTGATGAAAACGCTTTAGCGCAATCTGAATATGTCTACATCGAAGGCTACTTAGTCACATCTGAACTATCGCGCGAAGCCGCTATTCGTGTGCGTGAGCTAGCCCGTCAAAATAACGTCAAAGTAGCGATGACTTTCTCTGATCCTGCCATGGTGCAGTTCTTCAAAGAAGGCATTACCGACATGATAGGTACAGGTGTCGATTTATTGTTCTGCAACGAACAAGAAGCCAAGTTATTCACTAATACTGATGATATCGACGCCGCGATCGAAGGCTTGAAAAAAGTCGCCAAAACCTTCGCCATTACGCTTGGCTCAAAGGGCGCTGTCGCCTTTGATGGCGAGCAATTACACACCATTGCGCCGCACAGCGTTACTGCTGTCGATAGTAATGGTGCTGGCGATATGTTCGCAGGTGCCTTCTTGTATGCCATTACTCACGGCCATGATTTTGCGGCTGCAGGCCGCTTAGCCAGTGCCGCATCTGCACAAGTAGTAAGCCAATTTGGACCACGTCTAAATGCTGAACAGCACGAACCGCTAAAACAGCACTTGGCCTAA
- a CDS encoding TonB-dependent receptor: MRPFFRAPVIHTVGLPLLLANSVLAYADANAPDHDNAIELETITVTALPNNASATDSAQPVFVLSDDDLERARATSLGETLSQQPGIHNSSFGSAVGRPVIRGLGGGRVSILQDGLKAVDASTVSPDHAVGVQTNTAQQIEVIRGPATLLYGSGAFGGVVNVVAAEPQEEGVESEINLGYNTVNRGKDIRLNQQGRQGDWGWNFGAGQLRSDDYRVPRKAGEIHNDDGVLEYHDAESSRLDNSDIEYNRQLSAGGRYFFDTGSTGLNISRLTSRFGLPGHDHGDEEAVLDPAAAADEEGVARVNLKQLRIALDAKASDPLPGVTNLNFDLAWTDYEHSEGHVEAHDDAAVAEPDHEEHGPTTFAKEAIESRVALSLTPIRSIEQTVGLQGSQTDFSAMGEEALVPSTQTNEIGVFWLAERNFGAVTLSAGARWDRVQHSPQTPDDVNSVCGFGLDAYQNKTFGNTSASLGALYDIDASWQLAISATSALRAPDAEELFSCGAHESTLTYEIGNPDLDSEHSYNLDVSVRRNVGRWTGSVSLYQNRVDQFIYQQALLTGTDIVLVDDLPAYQFIQDDAVLRGGEVTVGYTITPQWQLTAMADRVRAELVDGGNLPRMPSDRIGTGVNYQALHWQGFVNWIHNAEQNRLADNGEIPTASYQLLDAGIGYRWYLPTVEYQLDLKGTNLLDEVVRYHTSFVKNTVPQPGRGFQLAFAAQF, from the coding sequence ATGCGTCCTTTTTTCCGTGCTCCTGTTATTCATACAGTGGGCTTGCCTTTGCTATTGGCAAATTCTGTATTGGCTTATGCCGATGCCAATGCTCCAGATCACGATAACGCCATCGAATTAGAAACCATTACAGTCACAGCATTGCCCAATAATGCTTCAGCCACCGATTCTGCGCAGCCGGTGTTTGTTTTATCTGACGATGATCTAGAGCGAGCTCGTGCAACGTCCTTGGGTGAAACCCTGAGCCAGCAGCCGGGCATCCATAACAGCAGTTTTGGTAGTGCGGTCGGCCGACCTGTTATTCGTGGGCTAGGGGGTGGCCGTGTCAGCATATTGCAGGATGGTCTTAAGGCTGTAGATGCATCAACGGTAAGCCCTGATCATGCCGTCGGTGTGCAAACCAACACAGCACAACAAATTGAAGTAATACGTGGGCCTGCAACCTTACTTTACGGTAGTGGGGCTTTTGGTGGTGTGGTCAATGTGGTTGCTGCAGAGCCGCAGGAAGAGGGGGTCGAATCCGAGATTAACTTGGGCTACAACACGGTTAATCGCGGTAAAGATATTCGTCTCAATCAACAAGGTCGTCAAGGCGACTGGGGTTGGAACTTCGGCGCAGGTCAATTACGCAGTGACGATTATCGCGTGCCGAGAAAAGCTGGTGAAATTCATAATGACGATGGTGTGTTGGAATACCACGATGCTGAGTCGAGTCGTTTAGACAACAGCGATATTGAATACAACCGTCAGTTGAGTGCTGGTGGGCGTTATTTCTTTGATACTGGTTCGACCGGTTTAAATATCAGTCGCCTTACTAGCCGGTTTGGTTTGCCCGGGCATGATCATGGCGACGAAGAAGCGGTACTTGATCCTGCGGCGGCAGCTGATGAAGAGGGCGTTGCCCGAGTGAATCTAAAGCAGCTTCGTATTGCTTTAGACGCCAAAGCCAGTGATCCGCTTCCGGGGGTCACTAATCTTAATTTCGATTTAGCGTGGACGGATTACGAACATAGCGAAGGCCATGTAGAAGCGCATGATGATGCGGCTGTTGCGGAGCCTGATCATGAAGAGCATGGGCCAACCACCTTTGCTAAAGAAGCAATAGAGTCGCGTGTAGCACTATCCCTAACGCCGATTAGAAGTATCGAACAGACAGTGGGGCTGCAAGGTTCGCAAACCGACTTTTCCGCCATGGGTGAAGAGGCACTCGTGCCATCGACTCAAACCAACGAGATAGGGGTCTTCTGGTTGGCCGAACGCAACTTTGGTGCCGTTACTCTGAGTGCCGGAGCGCGCTGGGACCGAGTTCAGCACTCACCACAAACTCCAGATGACGTTAACAGTGTTTGCGGCTTTGGCTTAGACGCGTATCAAAATAAAACGTTTGGTAATACGAGCGCCTCCCTTGGTGCTCTGTACGATATTGATGCCAGCTGGCAGTTAGCGATTTCGGCAACATCGGCTTTGCGTGCGCCGGATGCAGAAGAGCTGTTTTCTTGCGGTGCGCATGAATCCACTCTGACGTACGAAATTGGTAATCCTGATTTAGATTCAGAGCACTCATATAATTTGGATGTTTCTGTACGTCGCAATGTCGGGCGTTGGACCGGAAGCGTCAGCCTATATCAAAATCGGGTAGACCAATTTATCTATCAGCAGGCTTTATTAACAGGTACTGATATCGTGCTGGTGGATGATTTACCGGCTTATCAATTTATCCAAGACGATGCCGTGTTGCGCGGTGGTGAAGTGACTGTTGGTTACACCATTACGCCGCAGTGGCAACTTACGGCAATGGCCGATCGGGTGCGTGCTGAGTTAGTTGACGGTGGAAATTTACCGCGTATGCCTAGCGACCGAATAGGCACTGGGGTTAATTATCAAGCCTTGCATTGGCAGGGGTTTGTTAATTGGATACATAATGCGGAGCAAAATCGTTTAGCCGATAATGGCGAAATCCCAACCGCTAGCTATCAGCTGTTAGATGCTGGCATTGGTTATCGCTGGTATCTACCTACGGTGGAATATCAATTAGATTTAAAAGGTACCAATTTATTGGATGAAGTGGTGCGATATCACACCTCGTTCGTTAAAAACACTGTACCGCAACCTGGACGTGGCTTTCAGTTAGCGTTTGCTGCGCAGTTTTAA